A segment of the Dunckerocampus dactyliophorus isolate RoL2022-P2 chromosome 19, RoL_Ddac_1.1, whole genome shotgun sequence genome:
CAATGATAAAATATTTATTCGGGCACGTGTGTACATCTATTTCTATTTTGTCAAATATAGGCGCCGAGTTTTGAACAATCGTTTTTAGATGAACACATTCCCGGTGATAGAAGCTGATTCTGTGCTCTACAAAACCACTTTTTAACGTTGGATGGaagcaaacatgaaaaaaaagtacttGCCTGACAGACTTCAAGTTATTGGAAACTCTCTGTCCAAAAGAATGAAAACAGCAGACGGGTTTGTCAACTTAAATAGCATCTTGCAATTCTTTTCGCTGTGAGTAAGTCACAAAATCACAACGCCCACCCACAGCTTCTTGTTTCAGTCTGTCAAACTCGTGATGACTATGAAAATGTCAGCAATCCCATTTCCTGGTACTGATGTCTGACAGGCTGCATTCGTATCCGTCATACAACACACAGTATCAACTGTAGAGAGCGACACCCAGCCCCCACGCTGATTCAAGTTACTCCCTTCCATTTGTCAActgtacacagtacacacaagaacacaccaGTACAACCAGGCTCCACCAGCGACGAGATATTAGTTACACTCTTGGTAACGCTTCCATATTGATTTCTATTTGGACTTGGACTCATTCCTCACCACTTTtcatttcacggcttcacttttTCAAGATTATGATAGATGATGCTGTTTCGGGCCGcgcggtggcctggtggttagcatgttggccacacagtcacagtccggagatcgggaagacgtgggttcggTTCTccctgtgtgggttttctccgggtactccggtttcctcccacattccaaaaacatgcatgttaggttcattggagactctaaattgtccacaggtgtgaatgtgtgccctatatgtgccctgcgattggctggcgaccggtccagggtgtaccccgcctgtcgcccgacgtctgctgggataggctccagcatacccctgcgaccctaatgaggagaagcggcatagaaaatggatggatggatgatgctgtttcatggttaactacggcctattattagtataaaaaatgcatatttaagtctaaattaagcattttcaagcataaaaatgtcaaaatgaagtgaaatacaaatgtaaggcattcaaaagaggCACTCCAAGACGCTGgggtgatatgtggtattctccactggtcactaggtgtcagtaatgttactttaatgttccaagtgacacaaaagcaccagacttgatcgctggaacaacaggcttttattgcaggtttgagtgaCCTCACAGCGGGCACACTAATCCGTAACAAGGGTGCTGTTGCGGCCGTagcccacgccaagctaaaacttaactctgaacctccgacgtcacttcctgtccgtgccACTTGAGGACAGCAACACAAAGGAGTAAGTGTACTGTAAGTGTTGTATGCGTGTTGCTGTTATGATGCCTCTTTTGCACTGCACACTAAGAAACCTGACCTGAGCGGACGAGTACTGCCAATATGCAGAAACATTTGCACACGCAGCATACCAGGAGTGTGGCATCCATGTGTGCAGGTATCCTCCACCCCGTCTGAGAGGGTGTTCTCCACAGCCGGAGACAACGTATGTCCACAAAAGAAGCAGATTTGCTTATTTTTCCTGTTAAGGAATCGTTCGTTTTCCATAGTTTCACAATTGCATAACGCACACTTACACTGGACTTGACGTGATTGTTTTCGGAACGGCTGATGTAGTTTTACTTTTGAGTGCTTAGCTCGTTGAAAAAAGAGAATTTTAATTTCTATTCCAAAAATGTTGAACATGCTACTGGACATTTTTGTGCAATCGCCACAGAATTTTGAGGGTAGAGGCCGCTTGTCTCCAAAACGAGTCCTctacatgcttatcacctgattcgaGTAGTCTTGGGTGTCTAAGCATGCGAGTCCTTCACACCCTCCGCTCACATATGTAGTTTCCTCCGttaactattgaattcaagaaataactcatagaaaaagactaggggtgtaacggtacactaaaataTAATTTCGGTTTGGTACattttcggtacaaaaaaggaagaaaaaaacttaaaatgcttttattgaaaaaaatgagaacagaacttcttaaaaaatatataaaagcttcccatttgggtgatatttcaaataaattagactgtgagtgtttttaaaatagaaaactaataataaaacagttgtttttaaacaaatgttaaaCCATTGTTGCAAAATGTAATTGTATTGCTCTCTGTTGCACATGAAGTCCAACCATTtgtcgtaagtgaaatagcggacacgcgtgatagctcgttgacgacatcacttttagctttttcggCACGTGCTTGGTGGGGCCCAAGATGGTGCTCCGCCGCACCGGAGGAGAACTGTAACTGATCGGCAGATGGAGCTTTTTGGTGACCGTGTTATTGCTTTGAAGCGCCGAGGTCACCTGATTTGACACCACGGGACATTTTTCCGAGGGGCCATCTCCAATCGAAACCATAGGTGACACCAGCACATGACCTCGACGACACTGAACAGCCAATCAGAGCTGAAGTTAAGCTAGTGCAGGACATGCGGAGGCTAACGCAACcatccaaacaaatgtgcatCCAAACAAATGAAGGTCATGttgagcagtggtccccaaccttttttgacccacggaccggcttgtgttcccacgtcgtacattatagcgatctaatttatcttatttattatgtattgtgtaaaactaagacatgaataacatcaaattaaaagcccaAAATTAATTTCGaaaccaccatccaccagttcaagcctggagtttttccagagagatgattacatcgctgtttgacgtgtgtggtaaaaggcagtacgctagcatgaattaacttgagacaaatgtggacattagcactcaataagtcatcaaaacttagctttatgcattcccacatagtatcagcatttgacaccaaatatgaggtgaaagaaaaatgctaaaaatacagtatagtagtctatctgtgtagcatgagataaagttagcacacgcacaatggacatgcgtcaagtgagacggatgtaacagagaaaatccggccacttttcaaaataaaacatcaaaaaagaaataatggaagttattttttctttctgtgcggcccggtaccaaatgacccacggcccgggggttggggaccactgatgttGAGGACCAACCAGACAAAAACGCCAGTGCAAATTGCGTGAAACAAAGGGTTAACCTGGGTATCGCAGCGTAGAAGAACCAAAATTCTCCTTTTGCGTCGCAGTTTAAGACTCCTTTAAATTTGTGGAGGAAATTTGTTTTTGCCCACCGGAAAACGGGCCTGTGTGACATgatgatgtccataccaacataCAGTTGTAGCTATAGTGGCTACGTTCTTTTGATACGCCCTGTATAAataacacaaccaatgttggcaaaccgaggcaaaatgttggcgtaAATTTAAGGTTCCACTCTTCGTCTAGTGGGCGTCCCAGCGCGACTGAAAAGACACCGAGGGTTTCATGGTATTCTCTTGAAGCGGTTGAAAGTTCACTGGGTCTTTAGAGGTTACCTGCGTAGTGTAGTAACCCAAAAAGGAGTAGACGTTATTCAGCCATACTGGAAGTGGAAGGTGTTGGTTTTTATCAGCTGCTACAACGATCGTGCTATTGTGCAAGAGTGACAGTCACACTGCGTGAGGGAGTGCGCTGGTCTGCAACAAATCTGATGATTCTGCAAAGTGAAGCTAAGTTATAAGAGAGAAGTGAGACACTTTTAGACAAAGATCCAGAAGAAGAAAACAGGAACCGTTGCTTAGGTaggaatgattatttttttttttttactgtcaatAAGCAACTGTGCTCTGAACACAATGATACACTGAAACAAAATCTAGTATTCCTTCGATTTCGGTGGTGGATTGTAACCGGACTGAGCGTTGGTAATGTATTGAAAACTTCAActattcctttttttctttttttaagctcAAACAGGTCAGCTTTTGAAAGAAAAGTCTGATTTTCATCCGGTTTTCTGTCagacattcacactgtcatgacctcCTGATGGTTTGTTATTACAAAAGCTGCagcaaaatacagaaaatagttCTTCATTTTGACCGACTGGCGTGTAGAAGGATTCATTTGAAactgatgcttgttattattttggtgtacaACTCTACTAAAAAGAGAGActtgtttttctctctctatattttatattgtgGTTGCTTTATTTAGCCTGAAATGTGAATCCAAGATGAGAACAATGAAGTTATTGTTCAATTCCTAGCACTCCGACAATacgaaaaacaatgaaaacaatgaaaaatttgCATTGCAGTCTTTGTGAAGATGTTGTTATTTTATGCACTACTTTATATAATCCTTCTTATTAGTGATGAAATGCTACATGAATACGGATCAATTACAAGAGTTAACAATGACAGTCAACTTGAAACAAACAtgactacaactttttttactTGACTTTGTAAAACCTAGGAAATGGCTCCaaaatgttctgtttttgttcttttttatctTTAATCTCTTGATCTATTTAACTCATTTTATTTggctatttattcatttattaccggggtgtccaaagtgcggcccacagcaccttctaaatgtataaattatgtaaaaatatatattaaacaagaaaacacacaaaaaaaacaacaacagcaaaaatggaaaagctagcagtaatttgacaagaataaagtcaaaatgtaaagagacaaaagtaaaaaaaaaaaaaaagggaattttacgaggataatgtcataatattatgaggaaaaataacgtcattttagagttgaaatattaaataaaatgtttttttttaagtcgtaatattatgagaacaagaAAAAGGTAtaacgttacaagaataaagtcaaaatatcattggtataaagtcatcatttacaagaagaaagttgaaatagttgggagaaaaaaacaacagcagaaattgaaaaaaacagctgtaatattacgagaataaagtcaaaatattaagagaaaaaaagtcatattcaaatgaggaaaataagtcgtaattttacgagaataatgtcataatattatgaggaaaaataacgtcattttagagttgaaatattcaataaaatgttttttttttaagtcgtaatattatgagaacaagaAAAAGGTATAacgttacgggaataaagtcaaaatatcattggtataaagtcatcatttacaagaagaaagttgaaatagttgggagaaaaaaacaacagcagaaatagtaaaaacagctgtaatattacgagaataaagtcaaaatattaagagaaaaaagtcatattcaaatgaggaaaataagtcgtaattttacgagaataatataatattatgaggaaaaataacgtcattttagtcgtcattttagagttgaaatattaaataaaatgtttttttttaagtcatattatgagaacaagAAAAAGGTAtaacgttacgagaataaagtcatcatttacaagaagaaagttgaaatacttgggagaaaaaaacaacagcagaaattgaaaaaacagctgtaatattacaagaataaagtcaaaatatgaagagaaaaaagtcatattcaaatgaggaaaataagtcgtaattttctgagaataaacttgtaaaattatggTCATGGTTTCATTGTATTTGAAAATGCAAACAAGTTAGAATGGAATGCATCACATTTACTTTTgcacttccacatgtccaaaaggattaggaagaagcaaagcttatttaatcctacccccccccatccgttttacatctgttgcagtacatttactcacttcctgtatttcatgcggtcttttaaatacatacacaagaaaaaatacgagaaaaaataacgtcatttttttaaaactgaggttggggaaaaagttctaatatcacggcaataaagtccaaatattttgggaataaagtcctaacactacgagaagaaaatgtactattatttattaaatgtattattatttgagaagaaagtagaaatatttggaacatttttaaaaactacaaaaaaattgggataattttttttcccccgtatTTTTCTACTAATGAAAGtgtgtattcaaccatgaaacagcgtgatttataaatgtatatattttagaaaaacctTGACAGAtagaagccacaaaatttgacgGCAGAGAAACCAAAGAGATTCCAAAAACGGAACGACACAGGAACATGAGGCCAAATGCTTTTCAATTCTGGAATGTAACCaatcatttgggaaaaaatgtgcCTTCTGAAGTTACAAACCCACTTTTACAAGACTTGAACTCGCcgtgcatatgttttttttaacgatttctttggctttttgcggcTTTTTGGCAGCGCTACTTCAAAAAGCAGCCCACACGGCATCCTCTCGgggattacgtcacatgcagcagagtgccccGACGCCACTCAATTTAATGAtccacaatgaaaaccaggacattttcatcactttccaaaacaaaaaaaaagaagaaggccaggacaggacatgtcctgggtaAACAGGTCATTTGGTCACccaagacaggggtgtccaaagtgcggcatggggtgccatttgcggcccatggctgtttatttattgggctgttgttaaaaaaaaaaatccaacaacagcaaaaatagaaaaatcagtcattttaggagcataaagttgaaagaaagatgttttttgtcataatattatgagcaacaaacaaaacaacaaataaagttggactttttggaaaattgggttgcggaaaaagttctaatggtactagaataaagtcaaaatattatggcaagaAAGTCATAACGACGGgacgaaaatttacaagaagaaagctgcgATAGTTGGAGAATTTCAAAACATTGGAAATGGAAACATCTGTCATTTTGCGAGACTAaggtcacaatattacgagaaaaaagtcttataGTCGTATTCTGACAAGaaaaactttacaagaataaactcatactatgaggaaaaattattcaTAGAGTAATTCGtagagttggaatattaaagtaaaaataaatgtattattatgtattatgagaaacaatcaaaacaaaataaagttgtcatttttggaaagattagGTTGGGAAACTGTTATAATatgacgggaataaagtcaaaatatgatgacaataaagtcatacagtaattttacgaaaagaaaattgtcCAAGCttatttaagaggaaatttgtaatatttttggggaaaaagcaacaggaaaaatggcaaaaaagacCAAAGAGCAAAGttaatgctaataataggctttttcacctacctcatgaagctgagatgcattttgtttctttaaatatgtataacttcttagcatatctacatgtgttgctttactaaatatccaagtggcccttgcgtcctttcatttttcactacgtggccccggctggaaaaagtttggccacccctgagCTAGTATACGGAACATGCAGTATATTGCATGTCTTGTCATCAAGTTGATCGGTTCCTTTGTGTTTTCTTCCCGATGTAGACCTGTGACAGCTGGCTGCCATCATGGGGGAGTGGTCCCTCCTATCAGAGATGTTGGACAAGGTCCAGTTACACTCCACCCTCCTCGGCAAGGTGTGGATGAGCGTTCTCTTCATCTTCAGAATCTTCATCCTGGCAGCTGGCGTGGATCAGATATGGGGGGATGAACAAGCAAACATGGACTGCAACACCAAAAGCCCGGGCTGCAAGAACGCTTGCTACGACGCCTCCTTCCCCATCTCTCACACACGCTTCTGGGTGCTCCAGATTCTCATTGTCTCAACACCGACTCTGATCTACCTGGGCCACGTGCTGCTGGTCATTCGCAAGGAGAACAAGCTCAGGAGACGCCTGGAGCAAAAGGACGCGCTTAACGGGGTGATCAAATCGCCCAAATACTCTGATGAACATGGAAAGGTGCACCTGAAAGGCGCCCTGCTGGTCAGCTACATGCTGCAGCTCCTCTTCAAGATCCTTC
Coding sequences within it:
- the LOC129172471 gene encoding gap junction Cx32.2 protein-like isoform X1 produces the protein MGEWSLLSEMLDKVQLHSTLLGKVWMSVLFIFRIFILAAGVDQIWGDEQANMDCNTKSPGCKNACYDASFPISHTRFWVLQILIVSTPTLIYLGHVLLVIRKENKLRRRLEQKDALNGVIKSPKYSDEHGKVHLKGALLVSYMLQLLFKILLEVAFIVGQYFIYDFILMPDKITFEGGSCQTHTNCFISRPTEKSVFIIFMLAMAVLSVILNIAEMFQLTISKIQEKRRRRSALILKQ
- the LOC129172471 gene encoding gap junction Cx32.2 protein-like isoform X2, which translates into the protein MGEWSLLSEMLDKVQLHSTLLGKVWMSVLFIFRIFILAAGVDQIWGDEQANMDCNTKSPGCKNACYDASFPISHTRFWVLQILIVSTPTLIYLGHVLLVIRKENKLRRRLEQKDALNGVIKSPKYSDEHGKVHLKGALLVSYMLQLLFKILLEVAFIVGQYFIYDFILMPDKITFEGGSCQTHTNCFISRPTEKSVFIIFMLAMAVLSVILNIAEMFQLTISKIQEKRRRR